The Halorubrum sp. BV1 sequence CCTCCGCGGTTGGTCTGTGTAGTGTGAATGCGGCTGTCGTCCGGCGCGGTCGGTACGGACGCGGATCTCGGTGTTCATGGGGTTGTTGAACGTCTCGTACTCGACGCGTATTAAGTTGTGTCAGACGCGAGAGCCCGCGTCGGGCGAGCGCGTCCGGACGCGCGCCTGTCTCGGAAACGGATCCGTTAACACCGCGACAGCCTTCGATCGAGTAGATGGAAGAGACAGACGAGACCTCGGCGAGTACCGCCGACGCGCAGACCGACACCGACTCACGCGATCCCGCACCACTCATCGGCCGACTGCTCTTCGCCGGCGGGCTGTTCGCGCTTGCGGTCCGAAACCTCACCAACCTCGACGGTCGGATCGCCTACGCGGACGCCAAGGGTGTCCCCAAAGCCGACGCGCTGGTTCCCGCCGCGAGCGGTCTCCTCCTCGGCGGTAGCCTCGGCATCGGTGCCTGGAAGCTCCCGAAGCTCTCCGCGGGCAGCATCGCCGCCTTCTTCGCCGGCGTCACGCCGGTCATGCACGACTTCTGGGCGGCCGACGACGACTCGCGCGACGAAGAACTCACGTCGTTCCTCCAGAACCTGACGCTGTTCGGTGCCGCGGTCGCGTTTTTCACCCGCGCCGGCGGCGACGAGTGAACTCGCGGGTACGTCCGCCCGCCGATAGGGCTGCCCCGGAGAGACCGTGACCGGCACGAGTATTCTCCAGAGAGCACACAGATAAGAACGCTCTTGACCGTCCGCGATGGACGGAGCGGCATGCCGAAAATCAGCGTGGAGATACCCGCCGAACTGCTCGCCGACCTTGACGACCACGTCGGCGACGACGGAAAGTTCGTGAACCGCAGCGACGCCGTCCGCGCGTCGATCCGCAAGACGCTGGACGTGCTCGACGAGATCGACGCGCGCCACGACCGTCTGGAGAGCGGAGCGGCCGACTCCGACGGACCGACCGACCGCGACGGGCAAGCGGATCGCGACGGAGCGAAGACCGATGAGTAGCCGCGCGGACGGCCTCGCCGGAACCGACGGCCCTTTCGCTGTCGACCCGCTGGACCGGTCCGCGGTGGCCGCAA is a genomic window containing:
- a CDS encoding DoxX family membrane protein, which translates into the protein MEETDETSASTADAQTDTDSRDPAPLIGRLLFAGGLFALAVRNLTNLDGRIAYADAKGVPKADALVPAASGLLLGGSLGIGAWKLPKLSAGSIAAFFAGVTPVMHDFWAADDDSRDEELTSFLQNLTLFGAAVAFFTRAGGDE
- a CDS encoding type II toxin-antitoxin system ParD family antitoxin, whose product is MPKISVEIPAELLADLDDHVGDDGKFVNRSDAVRASIRKTLDVLDEIDARHDRLESGAADSDGPTDRDGQADRDGAKTDE